A DNA window from Zingiber officinale cultivar Zhangliang chromosome 3A, Zo_v1.1, whole genome shotgun sequence contains the following coding sequences:
- the LOC122051520 gene encoding DNA replication complex GINS protein PSF1-like: MYGRRASQLLKEQACCEAGQLAPFNSDAFEQVIKECDEHNLQLQSLIRKIEEQNLDIQRARNEDHFGAVIHHLSLIRNKRCLMAYIYNREAIIQSLRWKLGSVLPQEILVKLHNLEIEYFKNHSEALESYMAEMDLDLTVDMVPPKDPYIRVRVLDDIGDVCLGDHTVALTKNSLHFLRRADAEPFISQGTLEEFID, from the exons ATGTATGGAAGGCGTGCATCCCAGCTTTTGAAAGAGCAAGCATGCTGTGAAGCTGGACAATTAGCACCCTTTAAT AGCGATGCATTTGAACAAGTCATCAAGGAATGTGATGAGCACAACCTGCAGCTTCAATCATTAATCAG GAAAATAGAGGAGCAAAACCTAGATATACAAAGAGCTAGGAATGAAGACCACTTTGGTGCAGTAATTCATCATCTTTCTTTGATCCGGAACAAACGCTGTCTCATGGCTTACAT ATATAACCGGGAAGCGATCATTCAGAGTTTGAGATGGAAACTAGGCAGTGTTCTTCCCCAAGAAATACTAGTAAAGCTGCATAATTTGGAAATTGAGTATTTCAAAAACCACTCCGAGGCCTTAGAGTCCTACATGGCTGAAATGGATCTAGATTTGACTGTG GATATGGTTCCTCCAAAGGATCCATATATTCGAGTGAGGGTGCTGGACGATATTGGCGATGTATGCCTTGGTGATCACACAGTGGCTCTCACCAAGAACTCTCTCCATTTTCTTAGGCGTGCTGATGCTGAACCATTCATCTCACAG GGTACGTTGGAAGAATTTATTGACTAA